The Cellulosimicrobium cellulans genome contains the following window.
TGGACCGGCTGAGCGCACGGCCCGACCGGCACACGGGCGAGCGCTGGAACCTGCGCTGGATCCTCGTCCACATGATCGAGGAGTACGCCCGGCACAACGGGCACGCCGACCTGCTCCGCGAGGCGATCGACGGCACCGTCGGCGAGTAGCGCCCGGCGACGGCCGGCGTCGAGGGCAGGAAACAGTCGCGGTCGCCTCGTCCGGACGCGACCGTCTCGGTGCGCCCGGCGCCGTGCGGGTGACGGTTGCCGCGAGCGGCGTCGCCCGGGACCATGGCCGACGTGACCGCTCCTGAGCAGCCCTCGTCCGTGCCTCCCTCGCGCCGTCCGAGCGTCGCGACCGTGGTCCTCGCGGCGCTCGTCCTGGTCGGCGTCGCGCTCCTGGCCGTCGCGGCCTGGGTCGCGAGCCGCCCGACGTCGTCCGGATGGTTCGCGTACGCGCCGCTGTCCGGCACCACGTTCGTCCCCCGCGGGGCGTACCCGCTGGGGACCGCGGCGCTCCTCGCCGGCGCGGGCGCGCTGCTCGTCGGGGGCGCAGTCGGGTTCGTCGTGGGCCGCCGCAGCGGCCCGGCCGCGGTGGTGGGCTCCGGGACGACCGGCCCCGGCACCTCGGGCCCCGGCGTCATCTCAGGCCCTGGCAGTGCCGAGGGCCCGGGCGGGACCTCGGGACCCGGCGTCGACGAGGCGCCCGCGGGATGAGCGTGCGCGACGACCTCGTCCTCCTCGACCTCGACGGCACGCTCACGGACTCGGCCCCCGGGATCCTCGCGTCGGTGCGGCACGCGTACGGCGTGCTGCGGCTCCCCGTCCCAGCCGACCCGGTGCTCCGCGGCTTCGTCGGTCCGCCGCTCGGGGAGTCGTTCGCGGCGCACGGCGTCCCGCGCGACCTCGTGGCCGACGCCGTCGCCGCCTACCGCGACGTGTACACGGCGGGGAACCTCCTCGACAACGCGGTCTACCCCGGCATCCCCGAGTGCCTGACGGCGCTGCGCGGGGCCGGGCTGCGCCTCGCCGTGGCGACCTCGAAGCCGGAGCCGATGGCGCGGCGGATCGTCGCCCACTTCGGGCTCGACGCGTACCTCGACCGCGGCCTCGACGACGTGTTCGGCGCGACGCTCGACGGCTCGCGCAGCACCAAGGCCGACGTCGTCGCGCACGCGCTCGCGTCGCTCGACGCGGCCCGGCGCGTGGTCATGGTCGGCGACCGCGAGCACGACGTCCTCGGCGCCGCCGCTCATGGGGTCCCGTGCGTCGGGGTCGCGTGGGGCTACGCCCGCCCGGGCGAGCTGGCCGCGGCGGGGGCGACGGCGGTCGTCGGGACGCCCGCCGAGCTCGCGACCGTCCTGCTCCACCGGGCGCCGCTCGCGGGCTGATCTCCGTCGACCGCGGTCGCGGGGCGGGCGCGGACGGCCGGGCCGGTGCGGACGGCGCGCGACGCTCAGGCGCGTGCGAGCACGACGACGGGCGCGAGGAGCCCGGCGCGGGTCGCCGCGACGTTGTTGCCGATCCGGGTGACGAACTCCTGGCCGAACACGACGACACGCCCGTCCTGCTCGGGGACTCCCCCTGCGGCGAGCGCCGCGCGCCGGTCCTCGACGCGCAGGACGTCGAACCCGGCCGCCGTCAGCGCGCGGCGGTAGTCGTCGGGGGTCTCGACGAACGACGCGCCGGGGTCGACCGCCCACGGCATCGGGAAGGGCAGGTCGCCGGCCCCGACCCGCATCTGCTCGAAGAGCCCGAAGGGGCTCCCGGGGCGGACCACGCGGTGGACCTCCGCGAAGAGCGCCGCCTTGTCCGGCACGTTCATGCCGACGTGGAAGAGCATCGCGCGGTCGTGCGACGCGTCGTCGCAGGGCAGCCGCTCGCCGTCGCCCAGCGCGAACGTCACGAGGTCGGTGAGCCCCGTCCGCGCGGTGAGCTCGCGCGCCGCGTCGACGAAGTCCGGGCTGAGGTCCACCCCGGTGACCTGGCAGCCGTGCCGGTGCGCGGCGAGGCGCGCCGGCCCGCCGAGCCCGCTGCCGACGTCGAGCAGCGTGGTGCCCGGCGCGAGCCCGAGGAGGTCGAGGAGGGCGACGGTCGTCGTCACGCCCCCGGCGTGCAGCTCGTCGTACGGGGCGAGGGCGTCGACCGTCACGGGCCCGTCGTCGGCTCCTGCTGCGGCGAGGAGGCGGGCCGCGAGGTCCTTCCCGGCGTAGTGCTGCCGTACCTGCTCCGTCGTGGCCATGGCGGCCTCCGTGCTCGTTCGCGCGCCCACTCGCGGGCGCTCTCTCTCGACGGTACGCCCGTCGGGTCCGTCTCGCCGCACCGTTGCGCGTCGTCCGAGCGACGGGTTGACCTTGACGTAGCGTCAACTTCTAGCGTGGTCCTCGTTGCCGTACGAACCTGACCGAGAGGCACGGGAGGAGACCGGAGATGTACACCGCGGGCACCGGGCGCACGGCCGACTGGTCCATCCAGGAGGTCGCGCGCCTCGCCGGCACGACGAGCCGGACCTTGCGTCACTACGACGCGGTGGGGCTGCTGCGCCCGAGCCGGGTCGCGTCCAACGGCTACCGCCACTACGACGCGGACGCGCTCGTGCGGCTCCAGCGGATCCTCCTCCTGCGCGACCTCGGCCTCGGGCTCCCCGCGATCCAGGACGCGCTCGACGGAGCCGCGGACGTCCGGGGTGATGGGTCGGCGTCGGGCAGCGCCGAGCGCGACGCCCAGGTGCGGGCGCTGCGCGGCCACCTCGAGTGGCTGCAGGCGGAGCGGCAGCGGCTGGCGCGACAGATCGCGTCGGTCGAACGGACGATCACCACGATGGAAGGAGGTGGCGAGCTCATGGCGGACGACATGTTCGACGGGTTCGACCACACGCGGTACCAGGCCGAGGTCGAGGACCGCTGGGGCAAGGACGCGTACGCGCGCGGGCACTCCTGGTGGAGCGGCCTGAGCGAGGCGGAGAAGGCGGCGTTCAAGGACCGCGTCGAGCGGCTCAACGGCGACTGGACAGCGGCGGCGGAGGCCGGCGTCGACCCGGCGTCGGACGAGGCGCAGGCGCTCGCGCGGCGCCACGTCGACTGGCTCCAGACCGTGCCCGCGAACCCCGCGCACGAGCCCGGGCCGCTGCGGGGGTACCTGCTGGGCCTCGGCGAGATGTACGTCGAGGACCCGCGGTTCGCGCTCAACTACGGCGGCGTCGAGGGCGCGACGTTCGTCCGCGACGCGCTGCGCGT
Protein-coding sequences here:
- a CDS encoding HAD hydrolase-like protein, whose amino-acid sequence is MSVRDDLVLLDLDGTLTDSAPGILASVRHAYGVLRLPVPADPVLRGFVGPPLGESFAAHGVPRDLVADAVAAYRDVYTAGNLLDNAVYPGIPECLTALRGAGLRLAVATSKPEPMARRIVAHFGLDAYLDRGLDDVFGATLDGSRSTKADVVAHALASLDAARRVVMVGDREHDVLGAAAHGVPCVGVAWGYARPGELAAAGATAVVGTPAELATVLLHRAPLAG
- a CDS encoding SAM-dependent methyltransferase — protein: MATTEQVRQHYAGKDLAARLLAAAGADDGPVTVDALAPYDELHAGGVTTTVALLDLLGLAPGTTLLDVGSGLGGPARLAAHRHGCQVTGVDLSPDFVDAARELTARTGLTDLVTFALGDGERLPCDDASHDRAMLFHVGMNVPDKAALFAEVHRVVRPGSPFGLFEQMRVGAGDLPFPMPWAVDPGASFVETPDDYRRALTAAGFDVLRVEDRRAALAAGGVPEQDGRVVVFGQEFVTRIGNNVAATRAGLLAPVVVLARA
- a CDS encoding MerR family transcriptional regulator; protein product: MYTAGTGRTADWSIQEVARLAGTTSRTLRHYDAVGLLRPSRVASNGYRHYDADALVRLQRILLLRDLGLGLPAIQDALDGAADVRGDGSASGSAERDAQVRALRGHLEWLQAERQRLARQIASVERTITTMEGGGELMADDMFDGFDHTRYQAEVEDRWGKDAYARGHSWWSGLSEAEKAAFKDRVERLNGDWTAAAEAGVDPASDEAQALARRHVDWLQTVPANPAHEPGPLRGYLLGLGEMYVEDPRFALNYGGVEGATFVRDALRVYVERNL